In the Gymnodinialimonas sp. 202GB13-11 genome, one interval contains:
- the rplB gene encoding 50S ribosomal protein L2, producing MALKSYKPTTPGQRGLVLIDRSELWKGRPVKSLTEGLTKKGGRNNTGRITARRRGGGAKRLYRIVDFKRTKFDVEATVVRIEYDPNRTAFIALVQYTDGEQAYILAPQRLAVGDKVVSSSKADIKPGNAMPFSGLPIGTIVHNIELKPGKGGQIARAAGTYAQFVGRDGGYAQIRLSSGELRLVRQECMATVGAVSNPDNSNQNLGKAGRVRHMGKRPSVRGVAMNPIDHPHGGGEGRTSGGRTPVTPWGNDTKGKRTRNKNKASQKLIIRSRHAKKKGR from the coding sequence ATGGCACTCAAGTCGTATAAGCCGACGACGCCGGGCCAGCGTGGGCTGGTACTGATCGACCGTTCGGAGCTGTGGAAAGGACGTCCCGTCAAATCTCTCACCGAGGGTTTGACCAAGAAGGGCGGCCGGAACAACACCGGACGGATCACGGCGCGTCGTCGTGGTGGTGGGGCAAAACGCCTTTACCGTATCGTAGATTTCAAGCGCACCAAGTTCGACGTCGAAGCGACCGTCGTTCGGATCGAATATGACCCGAACCGGACCGCGTTCATCGCGCTGGTGCAATATACCGATGGTGAGCAGGCCTATATCCTTGCCCCGCAGCGTCTGGCTGTTGGCGACAAGGTGGTCTCGTCCTCCAAGGCCGACATCAAGCCGGGCAACGCGATGCCCTTCTCGGGTCTGCCGATCGGTACCATCGTGCACAACATCGAGCTGAAGCCCGGCAAGGGTGGCCAGATCGCACGCGCCGCGGGCACCTATGCCCAGTTTGTCGGCCGTGACGGTGGCTACGCTCAGATCCGCCTTTCGAGCGGCGAGCTGCGTCTTGTCCGCCAGGAATGCATGGCAACGGTTGGCGCGGTGTCGAACCCCGACAACTCGAACCAGAACCTTGGTAAGGCCGGTCGTGTGCGTCACATGGGCAAGCGCCCGAGCGTTCGCGGTGTTGCCATGAACCCGATCGATCACCCGCATGGTGGTGGTGAGGGTCGTACTTCGGGTGGCCGTACGCCGGTTACGCCTTGGGGTAACGACACCAAGGGCAAGCGTACCCGCAACAAGAACAAGGCGTCGCAGAAGCTGATCATCCGCTCGCGTCACGCCAAGAAGAAAGGGCGCTAA
- a CDS encoding DUF1569 domain-containing protein, protein MTQALDTAFRRLDALDLSAIQSTGDWDLGRTFSHLAQGVEFSMTGYPEEKPKLFQMTAGKLAFTVFKLRGRMSHGLDEPIPGEVIGDVSADVGLHRLVTSLEQFRDHTGPLRPHFAFGALGKDQFALAHLMHIENHLEEVRVD, encoded by the coding sequence ATGACCCAAGCCCTCGACACCGCCTTCCGCCGCCTCGACGCCCTCGACCTCTCCGCCATCCAATCGACCGGCGATTGGGATTTGGGCCGCACCTTCAGCCACCTCGCGCAAGGGGTTGAATTCTCCATGACCGGCTACCCGGAGGAGAAGCCGAAGCTCTTCCAGATGACCGCCGGCAAACTCGCCTTCACGGTCTTCAAACTGCGTGGGCGGATGAGCCATGGCCTTGATGAACCCATTCCCGGCGAAGTCATCGGAGACGTTTCAGCCGACGTAGGCCTGCACCGTCTTGTCACTTCGCTAGAGCAATTCCGCGACCACACCGGCCCCCTCCGCCCCCACTTCGCCTTCGGCGCACTCGGCAAAGATCAATTCGCGCTGGCGCACCTGATGCACATCGAAAACCATTTGGAAGAGGTGAGGGTAGACTAG
- a CDS encoding SMI1/KNR4 family protein, translated as MIKRVLAILGLSAPQAATAGPIERIDTWLAEHRPAYYEGLNPGVNDAALDALAAQFDLVLPDAFRQLYLWRNGHSDYVAPSLVLNLQFPSLEALASTKTFLDDLIGYDFPDQGFWERSWVPFLENGGGDHLAFVADGSASGGAVVMFYHDDPYRGERAGSLADWLEALASSMEDGSYEVDGETFSTEQ; from the coding sequence ATGATCAAACGCGTTTTGGCCATTCTCGGGCTTTCGGCGCCACAGGCGGCAACGGCGGGCCCAATTGAGCGGATCGATACATGGTTGGCCGAGCACCGGCCAGCTTACTACGAAGGTCTGAACCCCGGGGTGAACGACGCGGCGCTGGATGCGTTAGCGGCGCAATTTGACCTCGTTCTGCCGGATGCGTTTCGGCAGCTTTACCTCTGGCGCAATGGCCATTCGGATTATGTCGCGCCCTCGCTGGTCTTGAACCTGCAGTTCCCTTCCCTTGAGGCCTTGGCCAGCACGAAGACGTTTTTGGACGATCTGATCGGGTATGACTTTCCCGATCAAGGGTTTTGGGAGCGGTCTTGGGTGCCGTTCTTGGAAAACGGGGGCGGAGATCATCTGGCGTTTGTGGCAGACGGGTCGGCGTCGGGCGGGGCGGTGGTGATGTTTTACCATGACGATCCGTATCGGGGGGAACGAGCGGGATCGCTGGCTGATTGGCTGGAGGCGCTTGCGAGTTCCATGGAGGACGGCAGCTACGAGGTCGATGGAGAGACCTTCAGTACCGAGCAATAG
- the rplV gene encoding 50S ribosomal protein L22 has protein sequence MGKDKNPRRVADNEARAKLRMLKTSPQKLNLVAGLIRGKKVEKALTDLTFSKKRIAVDVKKCLQSAIANAENNHGLDVDELVVSEAYVGKNLVMKRGRPRARGRFGRIHKPFAELTITVRQVEETA, from the coding sequence ATGGGCAAGGATAAAAATCCCCGCCGCGTGGCGGACAATGAGGCGCGCGCCAAGCTGCGGATGCTGAAGACCAGCCCGCAGAAGCTGAACCTCGTTGCCGGCCTCATTCGCGGCAAGAAGGTGGAGAAGGCGCTGACCGACCTCACTTTCTCGAAGAAGCGTATCGCGGTTGACGTGAAGAAGTGCCTTCAGTCGGCCATCGCCAATGCGGAAAACAACCACGGTCTGGACGTCGACGAGCTGGTCGTGTCCGAGGCCTATGTGGGCAAGAACCTTGTGATGAAGCGCGGTCGTCCGCGGGCGCGTGGCCGGTTCGGTCGCATTCACAAGCCGTTTGCAGAACTGACCATCACGGTCCGTCAGGTTGAGGAGACCGCCTAA
- the rpsJ gene encoding 30S ribosomal protein S10 codes for MAVASQNIRIRLKAFDYRVLDASTQEIVNTAKRTGATVRGPIPLPNKIEKFTVLRGPHVDKKSRDQWEIRTHKRLLDIVDPTPQTVDALMKLDLAAGVDVQISV; via the coding sequence ATGGCAGTTGCCAGCCAGAATATCCGTATCCGCCTCAAGGCGTTTGATTACCGGGTTCTCGACGCTTCTACGCAGGAAATCGTAAACACGGCCAAGCGCACCGGCGCGACCGTCCGTGGGCCGATCCCGCTGCCGAACAAGATCGAGAAGTTCACGGTTCTCCGTGGCCCGCACGTCGACAAGAAATCCCGCGACCAGTGGGAAATCCGGACGCACAAGCGTCTGCTCGACATCGTTGACCCAACCCCGCAGACCGTGGACGCGCTGATGAAGCTCGACCTGGCCGCCGGTGTTGACGTTCAGATTTCGGTCTAA
- the rpsC gene encoding 30S ribosomal protein S3: protein MGHKVNPIGMRLQVNRTWDSRWYADTKEYGDLLLEDIKIREFIKKGWWDLVAKRDRRNPGDAGIAKVIIERPHKKCRVTIHSARPGVIIGKKGADIEGLRKELAKITDSELHLNIVEIRKPELDAQLVAESIAQQLERRVSFRRAMKRAVQNAMRMGALGIRVNVAGRLGGAEIARTEWYREGRVPLHTLRADIDYAHAEAETPYGIIGIKTWIFKGEIMEHDPSARDRRNQEIQESGGASRPRRDR, encoded by the coding sequence ATGGGACATAAGGTAAACCCAATCGGCATGCGTCTTCAGGTCAACCGGACCTGGGACAGCCGCTGGTACGCAGACACCAAGGAATATGGTGATCTGCTGCTGGAAGACATCAAGATCCGCGAGTTCATCAAGAAGGGCTGGTGGGATCTGGTTGCCAAGCGTGACCGCCGCAACCCGGGCGATGCCGGGATTGCAAAGGTCATCATCGAGCGTCCGCACAAGAAGTGCCGCGTGACGATCCATTCGGCGCGTCCGGGTGTCATCATCGGCAAGAAGGGCGCAGACATCGAAGGTCTCCGCAAGGAATTGGCGAAGATCACCGACTCGGAACTACACCTCAACATCGTTGAGATCCGCAAGCCCGAGCTGGACGCGCAACTGGTCGCTGAGAGCATTGCTCAGCAGCTGGAACGCCGTGTGTCTTTCCGCCGTGCCATGAAGCGTGCCGTGCAGAACGCCATGCGTATGGGTGCCCTTGGCATCCGGGTTAACGTCGCGGGCCGCCTTGGCGGCGCCGAGATCGCCCGGACCGAGTGGTATCGTGAGGGCCGCGTGCCGCTTCACACCCTGCGTGCGGATATCGACTATGCACATGCCGAGGCGGAAACGCCCTATGGCATCATCGGCATCAAAACCTGGATCTTCAAAGGCGAAATCATGGAGCACGATCCGTCGGCCCGTGACCGTCGCAATCAGGAAATCCAGGAAAGCGGTGGGGCCTCGCGCCCGCGCCGTGACCGCTGA
- the rpsS gene encoding 30S ribosomal protein S19 gives MSRSVWKGPFVDSYVLKKAEAARESGRNDVIKIWSRRSTILPQFVGLTFGVYNGQKHVPVNVTEDMIGQKFGEYSPTRTYYGHAADKKAKRK, from the coding sequence ATGAGCCGCTCCGTCTGGAAAGGGCCTTTTGTCGACTCTTACGTCCTCAAGAAGGCCGAAGCCGCGCGCGAAAGCGGGCGCAACGACGTGATCAAGATCTGGTCGCGTCGCTCCACCATCCTGCCCCAGTTCGTCGGTCTGACGTTCGGTGTGTACAACGGCCAGAAGCATGTGCCGGTGAACGTGACCGAAGACATGATCGGTCAGAAGTTCGGGGAATATTCGCCCACGCGCACGTATTACGGGCACGCGGCGGATAAGAAAGCCAAGAGGAAGTAA
- the rplC gene encoding 50S ribosomal protein L3 — protein MLRSGVIAKKVGMTRLFMEDGKQIPVTVLQLDKLQVVAKKTSDSDGYSAVQLGAGTAKAKRTSAPMRGHFAKANVEPKRKLVEFRVDAENLLDVGEEIIADHYFEGQFVDVTGTSIGKGFAGAMKRWNFGGLRATHGVSISHRSHGSTGQCQDPGRVFKGKKMAGHMGAARVTTQNLQVVKTDSDRGLIMIKGAVPGSKGGWVTVKDAVKKPFPENAILPAALASAAAEAAKAAEEAAAAAAAEAEAEAARLAEEQAAAEAEALAQAEAEIAAEGDAAPEGDDAEKKDGE, from the coding sequence ATGTTGCGCTCTGGTGTGATCGCGAAAAAGGTCGGGATGACCCGCCTTTTCATGGAAGACGGCAAGCAGATCCCTGTGACCGTTCTTCAATTGGATAAACTTCAGGTGGTCGCCAAGAAGACCTCTGACAGCGACGGCTATTCGGCTGTTCAGCTTGGCGCCGGTACGGCCAAGGCCAAGCGGACGTCGGCGCCGATGCGCGGCCACTTCGCCAAGGCGAATGTAGAGCCCAAGCGCAAGCTGGTGGAATTCCGCGTCGATGCGGAGAACCTGCTGGACGTGGGCGAGGAAATCATCGCCGATCATTACTTCGAGGGTCAGTTCGTCGACGTGACGGGCACCTCGATCGGTAAAGGTTTTGCCGGTGCGATGAAGCGCTGGAACTTTGGCGGCCTGCGCGCCACGCACGGTGTTTCGATTTCGCACCGTTCGCACGGTTCGACTGGTCAGTGTCAGGATCCCGGCCGCGTCTTCAAAGGTAAGAAGATGGCTGGTCATATGGGTGCGGCGCGCGTTACCACGCAGAACCTGCAGGTTGTCAAAACCGACAGCGACCGTGGCCTGATCATGATCAAGGGTGCGGTTCCGGGTTCCAAAGGTGGCTGGGTGACGGTCAAGGATGCGGTGAAGAAGCCGTTCCCTGAAAACGCCATTCTGCCTGCTGCTCTGGCCTCTGCCGCTGCTGAAGCTGCGAAGGCGGCGGAAGAAGCTGCTGCTGCCGCTGCTGCTGAAGCTGAAGCGGAAGCTGCACGCCTTGCGGAAGAGCAGGCGGCTGCGGAAGCCGAAGCGCTGGCCCAGGCCGAAGCTGAAATCGCTGCTGAAGGCGACGCTGCCCCTGAGGGTGACGATGCTGAGAAGAAGGACGGTGAATGA
- a CDS encoding GTP-binding protein, which yields MAKEKFERTKPHVNIGTIGHVDHGKTTLTAAITKQFGDFKAYDEIDGAPEEKARGITISTAHVEYETDNRHYA from the coding sequence ATGGCAAAGGAAAAGTTTGAACGTACGAAGCCGCATGTGAACATCGGCACGATTGGTCACGTTGACCACGGCAAGACGACGCTGACGGCTGCGATTACGAAGCAGTTTGGCGACTTCAAGGCGTATGACGAGATTGACGGCGCGCCGGAAGAGAAAGCGCGCGGGATCACGATCTCGACGGCACACGTGGAATACGAGACCGACAACCGCCACTACGCG
- a CDS encoding SLC13 family permease, translating into MDALGLTLEMTVVLGLLALTVTLFVTEVVRIDLAAISVLVLLGLLSQVPGLENIADVDELFSGLESNAVVSIIAVMIIGAGLDKTGIMSKVAAFILKHGGRTEARIVPIISGTVGVISSFMQNVGAAALFLPVVSRISVRTELPLSRLLMPMGFCAILGGTMTMVGSSPLILLNDLIQNANESLPADQQMEQFGLFDVTPIGVALILTGILYFMLLGRWVLPGTPDAEDATSGQSLREYLQKIYGLHADIFEVSIPVGHPCEGMTFDELMQEYHVYIIGSAYRGQRWFAPTIDTPITTPCRLAVLGRGRDVNTMVLDRGLTMHSSLDVFAEDYAPTKSGVAEVVIPPGSSLIGKCAHDVIFRKTYGASMLAIHRDEETLSYVETEDHAPTAIAEVPYKAGDTLVIHSTWEALTRLTKNRDFVVVTTDFPQEELRPTKVGWALTFFAIALGMILFTDVLLSLCLLTGAVGMILTRVLSIDEAYQSVSWSTVFLLASLIPLGLAVQSTGTAAWIADRILMLLDGWPIWALQAGVAVLATIFTLIMSNVGATVLLVPLAVSIAVAAGGNPAIFALTVAISTSNSFLIPTHQVNALIMGPAGYKVTDFMKSGGIMTVLFLVVSLGVMGVLF; encoded by the coding sequence TTGGACGCACTTGGACTGACGCTTGAGATGACAGTGGTCTTGGGGCTGCTGGCATTGACGGTCACATTGTTCGTGACCGAGGTCGTGCGCATCGATCTGGCCGCGATTTCCGTGCTGGTGCTGTTGGGACTATTGAGCCAGGTGCCGGGGCTTGAGAATATCGCGGATGTGGATGAGTTGTTCTCAGGCCTCGAATCCAATGCGGTTGTGTCGATCATCGCGGTGATGATCATCGGGGCGGGGCTCGACAAGACCGGGATCATGTCGAAGGTTGCGGCGTTTATCCTGAAGCATGGCGGGCGAACGGAAGCGCGGATTGTGCCGATCATCTCCGGCACTGTGGGCGTGATTTCATCGTTCATGCAGAATGTGGGCGCGGCTGCGCTGTTCCTGCCGGTGGTCAGCCGGATCAGCGTGCGCACGGAATTACCGCTGAGCCGGTTGCTGATGCCGATGGGCTTCTGCGCGATCCTGGGCGGGACGATGACGATGGTGGGATCTTCGCCGCTGATCCTGCTGAACGACCTGATCCAGAATGCCAATGAAAGCCTGCCCGCCGATCAGCAGATGGAGCAGTTCGGGCTGTTTGACGTGACGCCGATTGGGGTCGCGCTGATCCTGACGGGTATCCTTTATTTCATGCTGCTAGGGCGTTGGGTTCTGCCCGGCACGCCGGATGCGGAGGACGCGACCAGCGGGCAATCGCTGCGGGAATACTTGCAGAAGATTTACGGCCTGCACGCCGACATCTTTGAGGTGAGCATCCCGGTGGGGCATCCGTGCGAGGGGATGACGTTCGACGAGTTGATGCAGGAGTATCACGTCTACATCATTGGCAGCGCCTATCGCGGGCAGCGGTGGTTCGCGCCGACGATCGACACGCCGATCACCACGCCCTGCCGTCTTGCGGTTCTGGGCCGGGGGCGCGATGTGAACACGATGGTTCTGGACCGCGGCCTGACGATGCATTCGTCGCTGGATGTCTTCGCGGAGGATTATGCACCGACGAAATCGGGTGTGGCCGAGGTCGTGATCCCGCCGGGTTCATCGCTGATCGGGAAATGTGCCCATGACGTGATCTTCCGCAAGACCTACGGCGCCAGCATGTTGGCGATCCACCGCGACGAGGAAACGCTGAGCTACGTGGAGACGGAGGATCACGCGCCGACCGCGATTGCCGAGGTGCCCTACAAGGCGGGCGATACGTTGGTGATCCATTCGACGTGGGAGGCCCTGACGCGTCTCACCAAGAACCGGGATTTCGTGGTGGTGACGACCGACTTCCCGCAGGAGGAGCTGCGCCCGACCAAGGTGGGATGGGCGCTGACCTTCTTCGCCATTGCCTTGGGCATGATCTTGTTCACGGATGTATTGCTGTCGCTGTGCCTGTTGACGGGCGCGGTGGGGATGATCCTGACCCGGGTGCTGTCTATTGATGAGGCCTATCAATCGGTCAGTTGGAGCACGGTGTTCCTGTTGGCGAGTCTGATCCCGTTGGGGCTGGCGGTGCAGAGCACTGGGACGGCGGCGTGGATTGCGGACCGGATTTTGATGCTGCTGGACGGCTGGCCGATCTGGGCGTTGCAGGCGGGGGTCGCGGTATTGGCCACGATCTTCACGTTGATCATGTCGAATGTGGGCGCGACGGTGCTGCTGGTGCCGCTGGCCGTGTCGATTGCGGTGGCGGCGGGGGGCAACCCGGCGATCTTTGCGCTGACAGTGGCGATTTCGACGTCGAACAGCTTCCTGATCCCGACCCATCAGGTGAACGCACTGATCATGGGGCCTGCGGGGTATAAGGTGACCGACTTCATGAAGTCCGGCGGAATCATGACGGTGCTGTTTCTGGTGGTGTCGTTGGGGGTGATGGGGGTTTTGTTTTGA
- a CDS encoding 50S ribosomal protein L23, whose product MSADAKHYDVIRKPLITEKTTMASENGAVVFEVAIDANKPMIKEAVEAVFGVKVKAVNTTITKGKVKRFRGQLGTRKDVKKAYVTLEEGNTIDVSTGL is encoded by the coding sequence ATGAGTGCAGACGCCAAGCATTATGATGTGATCCGCAAGCCGCTGATCACCGAGAAAACCACGATGGCTTCCGAGAATGGAGCTGTGGTCTTCGAAGTGGCCATCGATGCGAACAAGCCCATGATCAAGGAAGCCGTTGAGGCCGTCTTTGGTGTGAAGGTGAAGGCCGTGAACACGACCATCACCAAGGGTAAGGTCAAGCGCTTCCGTGGCCAGCTCGGCACGCGGAAAGACGTGAAGAAGGCCTATGTGACGCTGGAAGAGGGCAACACGATCGACGTGTCCACCGGCCTCTGA
- a CDS encoding TIGR02466 family protein, whose translation MAQIKSLFATRLYHAKLAEFGPAVDGDELMASCFSIADDDEAGQAWCEENGYPGYTSYASLTDLPWRFPIFAQVVEALDAHVAAFAEDLEFDLEGRALKLEDIWINLLPEGGIHTSHIHPHSVISGTTYVAVPPGARSIKLEDPRHAMMMAAPGRKPDAREELRAFIYPNPAAGDVLLWESWLRHEVPMNMDEDDRISVSFNYSWA comes from the coding sequence ATGGCTCAGATCAAATCCCTTTTCGCGACCCGTCTTTACCACGCCAAGCTGGCCGAATTCGGCCCTGCGGTGGATGGGGACGAGTTAATGGCATCCTGCTTTTCCATCGCCGATGATGATGAGGCCGGGCAGGCTTGGTGTGAGGAGAATGGCTATCCGGGCTATACCTCTTACGCGTCTTTGACGGATCTGCCTTGGCGGTTTCCGATTTTCGCGCAGGTGGTCGAGGCGTTGGATGCCCATGTGGCCGCCTTTGCCGAGGATCTGGAATTCGATCTGGAAGGCCGTGCGCTGAAGCTCGAAGATATCTGGATCAATCTGCTGCCAGAGGGGGGGATACACACGTCCCACATCCACCCGCATTCGGTGATCTCGGGCACCACCTATGTTGCGGTGCCGCCTGGTGCACGGTCGATCAAGCTGGAAGACCCGCGCCACGCGATGATGATGGCGGCCCCGGGGCGCAAGCCGGATGCGCGGGAGGAATTGCGGGCGTTCATCTATCCCAACCCTGCGGCGGGTGATGTGTTGTTATGGGAAAGCTGGCTGCGGCACGAGGTACCGATGAACATGGATGAAGACGACCGTATCAGCGTCAGCTTCAATTATTCCTGGGCGTGA
- the rplP gene encoding 50S ribosomal protein L16 produces the protein MLQPKRTKFRKMHKGRIKGEAKGGSDLNFGTYGLKALQPERVTARQIEAARRAMTRHMKRQGRVWIRIFPDTPVTSKPVEVRMGKGKGSVDFWACKVKPGRIMFEIDGVSEPIAREALRLAAMKLPVKTRTVVREDW, from the coding sequence ATGTTGCAACCAAAACGGACAAAGTTCCGCAAGATGCACAAAGGCCGGATCAAAGGCGAGGCGAAGGGCGGGTCTGACCTGAACTTCGGCACCTATGGTCTGAAAGCCCTGCAGCCCGAGCGCGTGACTGCCCGCCAGATCGAAGCCGCCCGTCGGGCCATGACGCGTCACATGAAGCGTCAGGGTCGCGTCTGGATCCGGATCTTCCCGGATACGCCCGTAACCTCCAAGCCCGTCGAAGTGCGTATGGGTAAAGGTAAGGGTTCGGTCGATTTCTGGGCGTGCAAGGTCAAGCCTGGCCGGATCATGTTCGAGATCGACGGTGTCTCGGAGCCCATCGCTCGTGAGGCCCTGCGCCTTGCCGCGATGAAGCTTCCGGTCAAGACCCGCACCGTGGTTCGCGAAGACTGGTAA
- the rplD gene encoding 50S ribosomal protein L4, with product MKVDVIKLDGKKAGSVDLDEALFGLEPRADILHRVVRWQRNNAQAGTHKVKTRSETSYSTKKIYRQKGTGGARHGDRNAPIFRKGGIYKGPTPRSHGHDLPKKFRKLGLRHALSAKAAEGRLVVIDEATAKDAKTGALAKQVRELGWKRALVIDGAAVDANFAQAARNIEGLDILPTMGANVYDILKRDTLVITKAGVEALEARLK from the coding sequence ATGAAAGTCGACGTTATCAAACTGGACGGTAAGAAAGCCGGTTCGGTCGACCTGGACGAGGCCCTGTTCGGCCTTGAGCCGCGCGCCGACATCCTGCATCGCGTCGTCCGCTGGCAGCGCAACAATGCGCAAGCCGGTACGCACAAGGTGAAGACCCGCTCGGAGACGAGCTATTCCACCAAGAAGATCTATCGCCAGAAGGGCACCGGTGGCGCACGCCATGGTGACCGCAACGCGCCGATCTTCCGCAAGGGTGGTATCTACAAGGGTCCGACGCCACGTTCGCACGGCCACGATCTGCCGAAGAAGTTCCGCAAGCTGGGTCTGCGCCATGCGCTGTCCGCGAAGGCTGCGGAAGGTCGTCTGGTCGTGATCGACGAGGCCACCGCGAAAGACGCCAAGACCGGTGCCCTGGCCAAGCAGGTGCGTGAGCTGGGTTGGAAACGTGCGCTGGTTATCGACGGTGCCGCCGTGGACGCCAACTTCGCCCAAGCCGCGCGCAATATCGAAGGTCTCGATATTCTGCCGACGATGGGTGCAAACGTCTATGACATCCTGAAGCGTGACACCCTGGTGATCACGAAGGCGGGTGTCGAAGCATTGGAGGCTCGCCTGAAATGA